A window of Juglans regia cultivar Chandler chromosome 7, Walnut 2.0, whole genome shotgun sequence contains these coding sequences:
- the LOC108981288 gene encoding probable methyltransferase PMT15 → MAFANPLHYFWVFKTKRANLYYLIFVAILCSFCYLVGIWSHSSTAVIPSSFSGVSCSDQSLNSTFVSSVSVVALDFSAHHQAPDPSPTAARVNHIPPCEAKFSEYTPCEDAKRSLKFDRNMLVYRERHCPEPREVLKCRVPAPYGYKVPFRWPESRDSVWFANVPHKHLTVEKKNQNWVRFQRDRFRFPGGGTMFPNGADAYIDDIGKLINLKDGSIRTAIDTGCGVASWGAYLLSRNILAVSFAPRDTHEAQVQFALERGVPALIGVLASIRLPYPSRAFDMAHCSRCLIPWGQYDGRYLIEVDRVLRPGGYWILSGPPINWENHWRGWERTPEDLKAEQTGIENVARSLCWKKIKQKNDIAIWQKPTNHVHCKMNRKVFKFPQFCPEQDPDKAWYTKMENCITPLPSVSNIKQVAGGELANWPERLTSIPPRIRRGTLKGITAETFTENTELWRKRVAYYKTIDNQLGERGRYRNLLDMNSYLGGFSAALAINDPVWVMNVVPVEAEFNTLGVVYERGLIGTYQNWCEAMSTYPRTYDFIHADSVFSLYKDRCDMEDILLEMDRILRPEGSAIFRDDVDYLVKIKSILDAMQWDSRIVDHENGPLEREKILMAVKQYWTAPAPHQNQQGTISAS, encoded by the exons ATGGCTTTCGCAAACCCACTTCACTATTTTTGGGTTTTCAAAACCAAGAGAGCTAACCTCTACTACCTCATATTCGTCGCCATCCTCTGCTCTTTCTGCTACCTTGTAGGAATTTGGTCTCACTCCTCCACCGCCGTCATCCCCTCCTCCTTCTCTGGCGTTTCATGCTCCGACCAGTCCCTTAACTCCACCTTCGTCTCCTCCGTTTCAGTCGTCGCCCTTGACTTCTCGGCCCACCACCAGGCCCCCGACCCCTCGCCTACGGCGGCGCGTGTTAATCATATCCCTCCCTGCGAGGCCAAGTTCTCCGAGTATACCCCGTGCGAAGACGCCAAGAGGTCCTTGAAGTTCGACCGGAATATGCTGGTGTACAGGGAGCGGCACTGCCCGGAGCCCCGCGAAGTGCTCAAGTGTCGAGTCCCAGCGCCCTACGGTTACAAGGTGCCGTTCCGTTGGCCGGAGAGTCGGGACTCGGTGTGGTTTGCTAACGTGCCACACAAGCATTTGACGgtggagaagaagaaccagAATTGGGTCAGGTTCCAGCGAGACCGGTTCAGGTTCCCCGGAGGCGGGACAATGTTTCCGAATGGTGCAGATGCCTACATTGATGATATTGGGAAGCTGATTAATCTGAAAGACGGGTCTATAAGGACCGCCATCGATACCGGTTGTGGG GTTGCAAGTTGGGGAGCATACCTTCTTTCTCGTAACATTCTTGCAGTGTCATTTGCACCAAGAGACACCCATGAAGCTCAGGTCCAATTTGCTCTTGAACGAGGAGTTCCGGCATTGATCGGAGTTCTTGCTTCGATTAGGCTTCCTTACCCTTCAAGAGCCTTTGACATGGCTCACTGCTCACGTTGTCTCATTCCTTGGGGCCAGTATG ATGGGCGTTATTTGATCGAAGTGGATCGAGTTCTTCGTCCTGGTGGGTACTGGATCTTGTCCGGGCCACCAATAAACTGGGAGAATCACTGGAGAGGTTGGGAAAGAACTCCTGAAGATCTCAAGGCAGAACAGACAGGAATTGAGAATGTTGCTAGGAGCCTATgctggaaaaaaataaagcagaAGAATGACATTGCTATTTGGCAGAAGCCAACTAACCATGTTCACTGCAAGATGAACAGGAAGGTTTTCAAGTTTCCACAGTTTTGTCCGGAACAGGATCCAGACAAGGCATG GTACACTAAAATGGAGAACTGTATAACCCCATTGCCTAGCGTTTCCAACATTAAACAAGTGGCAGGTGGGGAATTAGCAAACTGGCCAGAGAGGCTGACTTCAATTCCACCAAGGATTAGAAGAGGAACTTTGAAGGGAATTACAGCTGAAACTTTCACAGAAAATACAGAGCTATGGAGAAAGAGAGTAGCATATTACAAGACCATAGACAATCAACTAGGAGAGCGCGGGAGGTATCGTAATTTGCTGGATATGAATTCTTACTTGGGAGGATTTTCAGCTGCATTAGCAATTAATGATCCTGTGTGGGTTATGAACGTTGTCCCGGTCGAGGCTGAGTTCAACACACTTGGAGTTGTCTATGAACGAGGATTGATTGGAACATATCAAAATTG GTGTGAGGCCATGTCAACTTACCCTCGAACGTACGACTTCATCCATGCTGATTCTGTTTTTAGCCTCTACAAGGACAG ATGTGATATGGAAGATATCTTGCTTGAAATGGATCGGATTTTACGGCCAGAAGGGAGTGCGATTTTCCGGGACGACGTAGACTACTTGGTGAAAATCAAGAGCATCTTAGATGCAATGCAATGGGATAGCAGAATTGTAGACCATGAAAATGGACCTCTGGAAAGAGAGAAGATTTTGATGGCAGTAAAGCAGTATTGGACAGCTCCAGCCCCTCACCAAAATCAACAGGGAACCATAAGCGCTTCATGA